The region GGCACTAGGATACCGATTGCCCGATCGTACGAAGGGAGGCCTCAATTTTGAGCACTGTGCGCTGGTGATGGAGAAGATCGGTCTCTTCCATGCTGCATCGATGGCGTTCGTGATCCGAGGACCGAAGGAGCTGGAACTCTTCACGAACCGTTATGCGCATGGAATGGTCCGTGCCGGTGATGATGTACAGTGTAATCCTGCCCTCGGTATGTTTCAGAGTGGATTGGAAAAGTTCCTGGAAGTGGCCCAAGATTGGCCAGAACTGGATCGTAAAATCCTGCGCAAACTAGAAGCGCTGCAGCCAATTTATACGCAGCGTATGATCGAGTGCTATACGTCCCAAGACTCCAATGCGGACGGGTTTAAAGTGCTGAATCATGGTGATCTTTGGAGTAGCAACATGATGTTCCGGTACGATGCGGACGACAGTGACGACGCCCGTGAGGTGATGTTCGTGGACTATCAGCTTTCAAACTACACTAGTCCGGGGCTCGATCTCGTCTACTTCTTTTACAATAGTAGCCGACAAGAAGTGCGTGAGCATCGCATCCCCGAGCTGTTACACGTGTATCACCGTTCGCTACTGGCGGGACTGAAGCTGGCTGGATACCAGGGCCATCCCCTGCCCACGTTCGATGCAGTTCAGCGACAATTTGATCGCTATGAATTTCTTGGTAATTGTGGAGTGGCTTATTGGGGCGTGGAATTGGCATAATTCACAAGCTTTGTTCTCTTAACTCGTTCTAGGTCTAGTGTGTGGGCTCTCCATGTTGCCGGTCATTTTAATGGATCGTAACGAGGACGTTAAACTGACGTTCGACAGTTTCTTCGAAAAGGATCATGCTGAGCGGCTTCGCCATATGCAGTACACAGCACCAAAGTACCGCAAATCGATTGTACCCTTGTTGGAGCGCTTCGATGCCAAAGGACTACTGGACTCGATCTTGGTGAAGCGCTCATAGGTACAGCAGACCCCCGGAAGGTACAACTCCATCTGCCTATCAACTgtctagaaaaaaaaggtcgatCTTCCTGTCGAATCATATCTTCCTGCAAAACGTACACACCTAGTTTGTAGGAAGGACAAGGAACAAACGAATAAAGCTGTGGAATATTTTAGAATGGAAGAACAACATATTTACATTGAACATAATAGTTTTATGACCGTACGACGCCATCAAATATCAAACAATATACGGCGAAGTTCATTTGTAATTAAATACCCGCCACACAAGTTCTCTTCAAAGCAGCTGCTCCGTTGAATTCGCTTATCAATGCGGTCATGACAACGAGATCATTAGGAAGAACCAGCAGTGATCGGTCGTTTCAAATCAAACTACGTCTCAAGTACTTGCTTCGAGGGTGACACGATTCAGCAAACTCATCGTATCATTAGACTTCAATTTCCATACTTATGAAGAGATGACAAAAACCGTTCTCACACATTAATCAACTGCCGTCCACTGTTCACTGCGAAACagttcgtgcgtgcgttaaGCTATACAATCTAAGCCTAATTACCGGGTCTGTACAGATGAGTTCCTTGATGCCAGCTTCACCGGAGTAGATATGATTCGCTTGAGTGAGGAACCGCTCATCATTGTGCTTATCGTGAAGGCACACGCCACGTGGCGGCTTGTGGCTGGTGTCTGTTGAATAGATTTACGATGGCCACACTTTTTGCGAGTTGCGCTAAATCATTTCTAAGCCCAACTGCTGGCTTTACGTGCGATGGCATGCGATTAGCGAGGAGCGAACTCAGAGTGACTCTAACCGACGAAGCTCCGAGCGAGATTAGTGTTAACAAGATGTCCAGCCCGAAAGGAGTTCCACCGCAGCTACCCAGCTATCTGACCGAATCGTTGATCAAACGATCGCTGGAACATGAGCTTGGCCGTCCGGTCACGATAGAGAGCTTTACGGCCGGTCcagcgacggtggccggtgacAACTATCTGAGCGACGTGTTCTGGATACGCGTCCTGTACGATGGTGGTACCAGTGAGAAGCGTCTGCTGGCCAAGTGTATGCCGGATGTCGGCGATCGCGGTACCGTGCTCGATATTCTCGATGCGTTCCGCAAGGAGGCGGACACGTTCCAGCGGGTGTTACCGGCCTTGTCGCAGCTCATCCACTTCGACGGTACCACGGAGGAGCGATTCGGAGCTCGGTGCTACTATGCGACCACGGATCCGGTCCGAACGATCGTGTTCGAAGACTTGAAGGCACTCGGTTTCCGGATGTGCGATCGGACTGCCGGTGGACTGGACTATGAGCATTGTGCGTTGGTAATGCGCAAGATTGGCCGATTCCATGCGGCCTCCATGCTGTACGCGGCTCAGAGCACCGAGAACGAACGGTTGCTGCGCGATCGCTACTCGTACGGATTCTACAATCCACGGATCAGCGTCGACGAGTATCGCATCTTCCAGGTGTTCGAGGAGGGGCTTGAGAAGTTTATCGAAGTGGCTAGCGGATGGCCTGAACTGGAGCCAACGGTACTCCAAAAACTGAAGGCATTGCTGCCGACATTCAAACAGCGATTGGCCGATTGTGTCAATACAAACAATCCGGCTACTAAGCTGCGAGTGCTCAATCATGGCGATCTTTGGAGCAACAATATGATGTTCCGGTACGACGCTGAAGGCAAGGTGAGCGAGACCATGTTCGTCGACTACCAGCTATCGTGCTACGGAAGTCCGGGACTCGATCTAGTGTATTCGCTGTACAACTGTCCCCGGTATGGAGTGCGCCAGCATCGGCTGGACGAGTTGATACAGCTCTACCATCGTTCGCTGTGTGAGGTTTTGAAACGTGGCAATTACGATTCGGTACCAACGCTTGAAACAATCAAAGAGGAATTTGAGCGTCAAGAGTTCTTTGGTGAGTTTAATGGtattgccatttttttatttcaacatCAGATTCTAACggattttatttcaaataGGGCTCGCCTGTGCTGTTGGTCTTTTGCCAGTTATGCTGATGGAGCGCAGCGAAGGTATTGACATCAGTTTCGATGCGTTCTTCGACAAGGAAAAGGTGAAGCGCTTACGCGATATTCAGTACAATGGTGCACTGTACCGGCAATCGGTGGTACCGATGGTGCACGGTCTCGCTACCCGCGGTTATATTGATTAAGCTCCAACGGAGATGCGATGCTCTTTATCGATTGTAACATCCACAGCAACGCGATTGCGACCTGCCAATAGTACAAACGATTCCATACCGTCAATAAAGGATTAAAAAAGGAGTGTACCGTTGTTATCAATACTATTATTAACTACATATCTGCCTGCCCGATGGAAATGAGAATTAATGAATCGAGGGTTTGgttaataataatgaaaagcACTCTCTTAATAGTCTTAATATTTCATTATCATACGTAAATGTTTTCATATAAATCTGATTCATTTACATAAAAGATACATCGTGACATATAGTTTTGCAGGTAAACTAGATAGTTGTAGTTAGTTAAGTTTATAGATTAGTTAACAACATCAACCATTTGCTACTATGAGCAACATTTCGTTAGTAATTGCAGaactattctttttttttacttttttactATTATACTGAACAATTTTTTTCTATAAGTTCCGTTACGGCAGCACCGCGGTTGCTATGCGaattaaaaaccgaaaaccaaccgAATTCTCGAATCTGGTCGTGATTGCTGCTATTTACTTGcgctctatctctatctctacACAATTTGTCTTGCTATCTTTTTGATAAGAAGATAGCATGTGGGGTACTGCAGACAAAAGGTAAAGTGGCTACTGCAAGCGGGCCTAATGCAGACTAGAACTCGTAGGTAATGTTCTATTTTCGTCCTTTTACTAAAATTTTGGAATTTGCTTTTTATAGCTTATAAACAAACAAGTTGTATAAATTACAAATTAAAGCATGCAGTGGACCGGGAACCAGAGAGCAGCCGCACCTTCTTCGATCGCATTGCGTTCTTACCAGAAGGCGCTGTGTGAGGTGGTCCCAATGTCTGAGCTTTGCGACCCTCTCCCCTCTCCGACCCTTGTAACCGGCGTCTGTGGTGCGTATGCGTAGAAGAACGTAATCGTCCTCTATGGTACTCCCTATTTCTGCGAAGGATCATATCATTCTCCTCGACtggacacatacacgcacccACTGAATAGAAGCTTTTCTTTCGCAAACTTCTGCAAAGCTTCTTCATATTTTCCTTGAAGAGTGTAGCTaacgaacgagaaaaaataactaaaaaaagagaggaaaaatatCATGAAACTGTGATATCGAATTGAGCGACCGAGAAAGATAGGGAAAGAAGATAAGAAAGACAGTAAAAGATAGTGGATTATGATTTCCAGCTGACACTCCTCCTTACCACACCCATATCTATAAGGGCTTTCGGGTTCGATACCAAAGGCTCGAAGGCTCACTGCTATTGCTATTGCTGTTGCGCGTTGCCATAGCAACAACAGTTTACTCGGCAAGGCGGCCTATTTTTGGAaggatttatcgatttttacTTCAACATACCAACCGATACCGGGGCGCACACTTGCCTTGTGTCTGTGCGTTTTACTGTGCAACATTGTAGAAGGGATGGCGCATGGCAGCAGGAGTGCTCAGGTGGGAGCACTGCTGTTACCTGCTGCAATATGCCATCATCAACGACCGATGTGGCCGCACCGCAGCAATACCAGGGCAATATGTTGTTATCCGTGGTGAGAAGATTTGCGCAGGTTGCAGCAGTACGGCGTATATAAAGCGATGCTGGCTCCATACCGCAATGGAGAAATTATGCTGTACCTGATTCCTGTAGGCCACGATGCTGCCACATGTTACttggaaataaaataagaaaatgtaacaaaagTAATTGCAAGCatgtttttctgcttcatgATTGAATTAGTGTTCAGAATTACTAACGCCATAAATTGGTTTAATTCCTTAATTTTTTGGATTACATACGAATCGTTGAAGCAATCCCACCATCAGTTCCGGCGCCATGGAGCCACAGAGTAACGAAATTGGGGTTTTCACTCGAGagcccaacaaaaaaaaaagccagaaacacacaaagcaAAGGGGGTAAATAAAGCAAATTTCGTTTTGATaagttaaatgaaaatttatgagtttttctccccagagagaaagaaaaaagggcgagccaaaaaccaaccaacgtcgCCAGCGGCATACTTGATGTCCTTTTCAACAACCGTAAGCGAAGCAACgcaacagcacaaaaaaaaagtgaacgaacgagcgaaccatACGCAATAAAGGCAGCAGGACCCGCAAGAAGATGTGAAATGTAGGCTTAGTAGGCGCAAAAGCATCTTTCGGCTTGTCTTACGCGACGCCCGCTACGCAGTTTGCCTACCGGTCCGGGGCTTTTCGTAATGTGTTTCGCGTTCGTCCGTTCCGACTTTTCCGTCCGTTCCGCTGCAGTTCGCAGTTTCTTTTGTTGGCATGATGTTGCCGGCATGGACTTGGCCCGGCTGTGTTCTGCGTTGGTATTCGAATGTTGAATCAGTTGAGCTGGTTGTGGCCATTTGGCGAAATGAGATTGTGAGGCTTTCGTAATTCCATATTAAGACTGTAGACATTAGAAAAAAAGCATTACTTAAATTCCGGAAGAAAATACTATTTGTCCAGTGAGATGCTAAACTACTTCAAATACATCATAACACGTgtctggattttttttacaataaaaaaacgattAAGTGCAAAATGGCATTGTTTCTACTTATTAActtctcttcgtttttttgtggtcaatTTAGCTACATTATTAATGCAAACGGCTATCCACTACATTAGCATCTTAGCATGCTCTGTTCGTTAAATTAATAATTCTcaaagcgatcgcgatctttcACTTCTACGATGTTCCGAGGTGCTGCCAGTGGTTATAAATTGTCACCTAACAAATAAAGAACCTCTATTGACACCAGCATGTGTATGCGTGACCTGAAACCGACCGAAACTTTTTTGGCATCGACCTCCGTGCGGCGACAAGAGCTTTTAATTTCACTAAAAGCTGCAATCCGTGATGCATCCTGGCGCCTACCGTTTGGCTCCGGGCCCGTTTTGAGGCCTTAAACATCGTAGCAATCATAAATTAACACTGGATGAAGTATAAGGTATTATGGGTCAGGATAACCAACTCACGAACATTTAATTAAAGTTGAATTTGAGGAAATCTTTCTGACGTATCGCTTCACAAAGACTACTAGACTGGAAGACAGAAACAAGTATTCAAAAATCACATCCACACTGGAGACGTCCAATCGGTCACGCTGTGACCGTTCACGGCAGCGCATAAACATGAGCATGAGGCGTTGCCATCGCTGGGCACATCCCATGCCATGCCGCCCCCGGGAACAAACGAATATGTTGATTTCTATCAGCACactgcgcgtgtttgtgtgtagatacagcataaaacattgtcCGGTGGCAGAACTGGGTCACATAACACATTCATGTGTTATTCACGCGGGCAATTGAGATTTAGCACCTCCTGTCTGCCCCTCAGTGGCGCCCTTTGAGATGCCCCAGAGCAGAGTGAGTGAATTGTTTCCACGTGTCCACAACCAACATCCTCCTCCCTTTAGGCAACTCATGGATTGCTCTGCTTCTAGGCAATACGcgatgcagcatcagcatcagcagcagcagcagcagcaagaatgGTAGGCCGTGCCTTTTGGATAATTCTAAACCAACTCACACCCACACAGCCAACACGGCACAACTTCCAGTACCGTGCCCTCTCGTCTCTGCCATTGTTATCTATTGTCAGCGCGTCCAGAAtgcttcccttccttccctcccatCAACTTCCATCGACGGAGCTGATAGTGTGCCGTACTGCCGCTTaatcgtttccttcttccccttttcagCTTCCTCGTAtctatgttgttgctgctgctgctactggtagGATGCTGCACACTTGGCTTCCGCAGTACAGAACGGCCACGGCGGCACTCATCTCGGGGGTTTGGCGCATAAGATGTTGCGCTTAAACGAGGTCAATAAAATGGCAGCAGCCCCGTTTTTCCCTTTGGACAgcgtttttcctttgtctcTTATTTCACGGGTTTGcgtgccgtgctgctgcatcacacCAGTGGTTTGCTGCCAGATTAAAAGACGCcacgacacagacacacagagaggcaTACACATCATCTTAACGATGACGTTCTGAGATTCTATCTCTCCGACGCAGAATAGGGCGCATTTGGAATGTACTTTTTGTGACGAACTGGTGTGTTAAAGGAATTCTCGAAAGGAGGATGATAGATACGTAAAAAGGCGCTGAGGATtaggtttccttttttgggggggggggggggggggggggggggggaaggcaaAACTTCTTGAAGCGCTGAAGTTGTGGACCAGGAGTAAGAGGAATTATTGAATGTGTATCCAAAGGCAGATTTAGGCAAATTTGTATATAGCTCCTAATTTTCTCGTTTACGGTACGCTCgtttatttgctttatttttgttCACATTTCGTTAATTACTTAAAATGTTTTAGAGTTTTGTGAAGagataaaaaacaaaagtgcTGCAGTTAGTTGTTACCAGACCAACGTTTCTAGAATGAGAAATGATTGCGTCTTTATTGTGAGACAATATTAtgtgttgttattattattattattattattttaacatccattttttttatttctttccaaACGCGGTTTTCAAGAGAAGAACTTTTTACGCGACTAGTTCTAACCTCACTGATGAGTCAACATAtcgattttttatgttttctgttGCAAATACATATCTGTGATGGAAAAATTTGCTTGTCGTTGAACGTTGAATTTATGGATTTCAGAGTTTAAAAATCTCAAATCTAGCTATTTCTCAGATTTTTCATAAATGATCTTTTGAGCTGTGGAGCTAGTCGTTTAGTTGCATATCTGCGTTTTGCAAGTTGTGGTTGTAGTTTGAGGTCctgtaaaatgaaatttcattttctcataAAGTTTATGTTGGTAATAAGTTTGGGTGctatttttcgcatttttcgaAGAACAATAACTTGCTACAAACGAGCAATATCTATCTGCTAGCAGCATATGGAATGAATA is a window of Anopheles aquasalis chromosome 2, idAnoAquaMG_Q_19, whole genome shotgun sequence DNA encoding:
- the LOC126576041 gene encoding uncharacterized protein LOC126576041; amino-acid sequence: MATKCLPDFFNESLVQGILEEKLGIPIHIDSFTGSLATKPGDNYSSDVFSVTVHCNGRKEPVHLLAKIIVDVGLVKEFADRLELFDKEVDTFRHLLPKLSALVSPAGTEPVQFGARCYYASKQPLETIVFDDLKALGYRLPDRTKGGLNFEHCALVMEKIGLFHAASMAFVIRGPKELELFTNRYAHGMVRAGDDVQCNPALGMFQSGLEKFLEVAQDWPELDRKILRKLEALQPIYTQRMIECYTSQDSNADGFKVLNHGDLWSSNMMFRYDADDSDDAREVMFVDYQLSNYTSPGLDLVYFFYNSSRQEVREHRIPELLHVYHRSLLAGLKLAGYQGHPLPTFDAVQRQFDRYEFLGLVCGLSMLPVILMDRNEDVKLTFDSFFEKDHAERLRHMQYTAPKYRKSIVPLLERFDAKGLLDSILVKRSFRTAHHCAYREGTRHVAACGWCLLNRFTMATLFASCAKSFLSPTAGFTCDGMRLARSELRVTLTDEAPSEISVNKMSSPKGVPPQLPSYLTESLIKRSLEHELGRPVTIESFTAGPATVAGDNYLSDVFWIRVLYDGGTSEKRLLAKCMPDVGDRGTVLDILDAFRKEADTFQRVLPALSQLIHFDGTTEERFGARCYYATTDPVRTIVFEDLKALGFRMCDRTAGGLDYEHCALVMRKIGRFHAASMLYAAQSTENERLLRDRYSYGFYNPRISVDEYRIFQVFEEGLEKFIEVASGWPELEPTVLQKLKALLPTFKQRLADCVNTNNPATKLRVLNHGDLWSNNMMFRYDAEGKVSETMFVDYQLSCYGSPGLDLVYSLYNCPRYGVRQHRLDELIQLYHRSLCEVLKRGNYDSVPTLETIKEEFERQEFFGLACAVGLLPVMLMERSEGIDISFDAFFDKEKVKRLRDIQYNGALYRQSVVPMVHGLATRGYID